A single Bufo bufo chromosome 6, aBufBuf1.1, whole genome shotgun sequence DNA region contains:
- the RGS19 gene encoding regulator of G-protein signaling 19 isoform X3, whose product MHPLGEQSMGYKYTGPDPSESPMSRYDRKQPTRNHRNNPCCLCWCCCCSCSWNDERNRRRRLSRDTKLEVVAHCEVCSKPSSEEVHSWSHSFEKLMKNPAGRNVFREFLRTEYSEENMLFWLACEELKKDNCKHSIEEQARMIYEDYISILSPKEVSLDSRVREVINRRMQEPSSHTFDDAQLQIYTLMHRDSYPRFLNSGIYKSMHQNISRSNSES is encoded by the exons ATGCACCCGCTGGGAGAGCAGTCCATGGGATACAAG TACACAGGGCCTGACCCCAGCGAGTCTCCCATGTCACGATATGACAGGAAGCAGCCCACCCGGAACCACCGGAACAATCCCTGCTGCCTCTGCTGGTGTTGCTGCTGCAGCTGTTCCTG GAATGACGAGCGCAACAGACGTCGGAGATTATCACGAGACACCAAGTTGGAGGTTGTCGCTCACTGTGAGGTCTG CTCTAAACCATCCTCAGAAGAGGTGCACAGCTGGTCTCATTCATTCGAGAAGCTGATGAAGAACCCGGCTGGTCGCAACGTGTTTCGGGAGTTTCTCCGCACAGAGTACAGTGAGGAGAACATGCTGTTCTGGCTGGCATGTGAGGAGCTGAAGAAAGACAACTGCAAGCATAGCATTGAAGAACAGGCACGCATGATCTACGAGGATTATATTTCCATTCTGTCTCCCAAAGAG GTCAGTCTGGATTCTCGGGTTAGAGAGGTGATCAACAGACGGATGCAGGAGCCCTCCTCTCACACGTTTGACGATGCCCAGTTGCAGATATACACCCTGATGCACAGAGACTCCTACCCACGATTTCTTAACTCGGGCATTTACAAATCCATGCACCAGAACATTTCACGCTCCAATTCGGAGTCATAG
- the RGS19 gene encoding regulator of G-protein signaling 19 isoform X2, with amino-acid sequence MCFRKRPGSGAAQIYTGPDPSESPMSRYDRKQPTRNHRNNPCCLCWCCCCSCSWNDERNRRRRLSRDTKLEVVAHCEVCSKPSSEEVHSWSHSFEKLMKNPAGRNVFREFLRTEYSEENMLFWLACEELKKDNCKHSIEEQARMIYEDYISILSPKEVSLDSRVREVINRRMQEPSSHTFDDAQLQIYTLMHRDSYPRFLNSGIYKSMHQNISRSNSES; translated from the exons TACACAGGGCCTGACCCCAGCGAGTCTCCCATGTCACGATATGACAGGAAGCAGCCCACCCGGAACCACCGGAACAATCCCTGCTGCCTCTGCTGGTGTTGCTGCTGCAGCTGTTCCTG GAATGACGAGCGCAACAGACGTCGGAGATTATCACGAGACACCAAGTTGGAGGTTGTCGCTCACTGTGAGGTCTG CTCTAAACCATCCTCAGAAGAGGTGCACAGCTGGTCTCATTCATTCGAGAAGCTGATGAAGAACCCGGCTGGTCGCAACGTGTTTCGGGAGTTTCTCCGCACAGAGTACAGTGAGGAGAACATGCTGTTCTGGCTGGCATGTGAGGAGCTGAAGAAAGACAACTGCAAGCATAGCATTGAAGAACAGGCACGCATGATCTACGAGGATTATATTTCCATTCTGTCTCCCAAAGAG GTCAGTCTGGATTCTCGGGTTAGAGAGGTGATCAACAGACGGATGCAGGAGCCCTCCTCTCACACGTTTGACGATGCCCAGTTGCAGATATACACCCTGATGCACAGAGACTCCTACCCACGATTTCTTAACTCGGGCATTTACAAATCCATGCACCAGAACATTTCACGCTCCAATTCGGAGTCATAG
- the RGS19 gene encoding regulator of G-protein signaling 19 isoform X1, whose translation MVSMEELYESGPMMCTVLYNYTGPDPSESPMSRYDRKQPTRNHRNNPCCLCWCCCCSCSWNDERNRRRRLSRDTKLEVVAHCEVCSKPSSEEVHSWSHSFEKLMKNPAGRNVFREFLRTEYSEENMLFWLACEELKKDNCKHSIEEQARMIYEDYISILSPKEVSLDSRVREVINRRMQEPSSHTFDDAQLQIYTLMHRDSYPRFLNSGIYKSMHQNISRSNSES comes from the exons TACACAGGGCCTGACCCCAGCGAGTCTCCCATGTCACGATATGACAGGAAGCAGCCCACCCGGAACCACCGGAACAATCCCTGCTGCCTCTGCTGGTGTTGCTGCTGCAGCTGTTCCTG GAATGACGAGCGCAACAGACGTCGGAGATTATCACGAGACACCAAGTTGGAGGTTGTCGCTCACTGTGAGGTCTG CTCTAAACCATCCTCAGAAGAGGTGCACAGCTGGTCTCATTCATTCGAGAAGCTGATGAAGAACCCGGCTGGTCGCAACGTGTTTCGGGAGTTTCTCCGCACAGAGTACAGTGAGGAGAACATGCTGTTCTGGCTGGCATGTGAGGAGCTGAAGAAAGACAACTGCAAGCATAGCATTGAAGAACAGGCACGCATGATCTACGAGGATTATATTTCCATTCTGTCTCCCAAAGAG GTCAGTCTGGATTCTCGGGTTAGAGAGGTGATCAACAGACGGATGCAGGAGCCCTCCTCTCACACGTTTGACGATGCCCAGTTGCAGATATACACCCTGATGCACAGAGACTCCTACCCACGATTTCTTAACTCGGGCATTTACAAATCCATGCACCAGAACATTTCACGCTCCAATTCGGAGTCATAG
- the RGS19 gene encoding regulator of G-protein signaling 19 isoform X4, translating into MSRYDRKQPTRNHRNNPCCLCWCCCCSCSWNDERNRRRRLSRDTKLEVVAHCEVCSKPSSEEVHSWSHSFEKLMKNPAGRNVFREFLRTEYSEENMLFWLACEELKKDNCKHSIEEQARMIYEDYISILSPKEVSLDSRVREVINRRMQEPSSHTFDDAQLQIYTLMHRDSYPRFLNSGIYKSMHQNISRSNSES; encoded by the exons ATGTCACGATATGACAGGAAGCAGCCCACCCGGAACCACCGGAACAATCCCTGCTGCCTCTGCTGGTGTTGCTGCTGCAGCTGTTCCTG GAATGACGAGCGCAACAGACGTCGGAGATTATCACGAGACACCAAGTTGGAGGTTGTCGCTCACTGTGAGGTCTG CTCTAAACCATCCTCAGAAGAGGTGCACAGCTGGTCTCATTCATTCGAGAAGCTGATGAAGAACCCGGCTGGTCGCAACGTGTTTCGGGAGTTTCTCCGCACAGAGTACAGTGAGGAGAACATGCTGTTCTGGCTGGCATGTGAGGAGCTGAAGAAAGACAACTGCAAGCATAGCATTGAAGAACAGGCACGCATGATCTACGAGGATTATATTTCCATTCTGTCTCCCAAAGAG GTCAGTCTGGATTCTCGGGTTAGAGAGGTGATCAACAGACGGATGCAGGAGCCCTCCTCTCACACGTTTGACGATGCCCAGTTGCAGATATACACCCTGATGCACAGAGACTCCTACCCACGATTTCTTAACTCGGGCATTTACAAATCCATGCACCAGAACATTTCACGCTCCAATTCGGAGTCATAG